From the Paenibacillus sp. FSL H8-0548 genome, one window contains:
- the urtB gene encoding urea ABC transporter permease subunit UrtB yields MELFLLQLFNGLSISSILLLVALGLAITFGLMKVINMAHGELIMIGAYATYLTQNLFHDYLPKSMFDWYFVLAVPVSFAIAFIFGLILEMSLIRFLYGRPLDSLLATWGVGLVLQQLARSIFGAPNVAVTSPAWLNGGLKIMDGTLLPYKRIFIIALVIACLVAMYFYIYRSHEGRRMRAVMQNRDMAACLGVSTRRVDAMTFAIGSGIAGIAGCALTLLGPIGPSLGTYYIVDAFMVVVLGGVGKLVGTVLGATGIGMFNTLFEYWTNASLGKVLVFVCIVAFLQWKPMGLVAMRSRSLD; encoded by the coding sequence ATGGAATTGTTCCTGCTTCAGCTATTCAATGGTTTAAGTATCAGCTCTATTCTGCTTTTGGTTGCATTAGGACTTGCGATTACATTTGGCTTAATGAAGGTTATTAATATGGCGCATGGCGAGCTTATTATGATCGGAGCCTACGCTACTTATTTGACACAAAATCTATTTCATGATTATTTGCCAAAATCGATGTTCGACTGGTATTTCGTGCTCGCTGTTCCGGTAAGCTTTGCGATTGCTTTTATATTCGGCCTAATTCTTGAAATGTCCTTGATTCGTTTCTTATACGGTCGACCGCTCGACAGCTTGCTTGCTACCTGGGGTGTTGGTCTGGTGCTGCAGCAGCTTGCAAGATCAATATTCGGCGCACCGAATGTTGCGGTTACAAGTCCTGCTTGGCTAAATGGCGGACTTAAAATTATGGATGGAACCTTGCTTCCCTATAAACGGATCTTTATTATTGCGCTTGTTATTGCCTGCTTAGTAGCTATGTACTTCTATATTTATCGCAGCCATGAAGGAAGACGAATGCGCGCGGTTATGCAAAATCGTGATATGGCGGCATGTCTTGGTGTCTCAACGAGGCGGGTGGATGCGATGACCTTCGCTATAGGCTCGGGTATAGCCGGTATTGCAGGCTGTGCGTTGACCCTTCTAGGGCCGATCGGACCTTCACTTGGAACTTATTATATCGTTGATGCTTTTATGGTCGTCGTACTGGGCGGCGTAGGCAAGCTTGTAGGAACGGTGCTTGGCGCTACAGGTATAGGCATGTTCAACACCTTGTTTGAATATTGGACGAATGCCTCGCTTGGCAAGGTACTGGTGTTTGTTTGTATCGTTGCTTTTCTGCAATGGAAGCCAATGGGGCTCGTTGCCATGCGTTCGCGGTCGCTTGACTAG
- the urtA gene encoding urea ABC transporter substrate-binding protein, whose product MKKRSFYQFGLALVVLAIVLTGCGANNKPTSTNVKTDTGTNTGASTEGEIKVGILHSQSGTMAISEVSVIDSEMMAIDEINAAGGVLGKKIVPVLEDGASDWPTFAEKARKLISEDKVATVFGGWTSASRKAMKPVFEELNGLLWYPVQYEGLESSPNIFYTGATTNQQIVPSVSWLLENRGKKFFLLGSDYVFPRTANLVIKEQLKAEGGELVGEEYTPLGHTDYSTLISKIKAAKPDIVYNTLNGDSNVAFFKQLKDAGITAKDMTTLSVSVAEEEIRGIGVDVLEGHLASWNYYQTTDTPTNKTFVENYKKKYGDERVTADPIEAGYTAVYLWAAAVEKAGSTEVDKVKEAAKELEWDAPEGKVKIDGETQHIYKTVRIGEVQSDGQFKELWNSGEAVKPDPYLKGYAWAASIQPTE is encoded by the coding sequence ATGAAAAAAAGGTCTTTTTATCAGTTTGGCTTGGCGCTTGTTGTATTAGCGATTGTATTGACGGGCTGTGGAGCTAACAACAAACCGACATCAACGAATGTGAAAACAGATACGGGAACAAATACAGGAGCAAGCACAGAGGGGGAAATTAAAGTAGGGATTTTGCATTCGCAGAGCGGCACGATGGCCATAAGCGAAGTATCCGTTATTGATTCGGAGATGATGGCTATTGATGAGATTAATGCAGCCGGCGGTGTGCTTGGCAAGAAAATCGTTCCTGTGCTTGAGGATGGCGCTTCCGACTGGCCAACCTTTGCGGAGAAAGCGCGCAAGCTGATCTCAGAGGATAAGGTTGCAACGGTATTCGGCGGTTGGACATCTGCAAGCCGGAAAGCAATGAAGCCAGTATTTGAGGAATTAAACGGATTGTTATGGTATCCGGTGCAATACGAGGGTTTGGAATCATCTCCTAATATTTTTTATACAGGTGCTACGACAAACCAACAAATTGTTCCTTCGGTTTCGTGGCTGCTTGAAAACCGCGGCAAAAAGTTCTTCTTGCTCGGATCTGATTACGTGTTTCCTCGCACAGCAAACCTCGTCATTAAAGAGCAGTTGAAGGCTGAGGGTGGTGAATTGGTAGGCGAAGAATATACACCGCTTGGGCATACCGATTACAGCACATTAATCAGCAAAATTAAAGCAGCTAAGCCGGACATTGTATATAACACATTGAACGGGGACAGCAACGTAGCGTTCTTCAAGCAGTTGAAGGATGCCGGCATTACAGCCAAAGATATGACGACATTATCTGTATCCGTCGCGGAGGAAGAAATACGCGGTATCGGCGTGGATGTGCTCGAAGGACATTTAGCATCATGGAACTACTACCAAACGACAGATACACCAACAAACAAAACCTTCGTTGAGAACTACAAAAAGAAATACGGAGACGAGCGCGTTACTGCCGATCCAATCGAGGCTGGTTATACGGCGGTTTACTTATGGGCAGCAGCTGTTGAGAAGGCAGGCTCTACGGAAGTAGACAAAGTGAAGGAAGCAGCGAAAGAGCTGGAGTGGGATGCACCAGAGGGCAAAGTGAAAATTGATGGCGAAACGCAGCATATTTATAAGACGGTTCGTATTGGTGAGGTGCAGTCTGACGGTCAATTCAAAGAGCTGTGGAATTCGGGCGAAGCAGTTAAGCCAGATCCATACCTGAAGGGCTATGCTTGGGCAGCAAGTATCCAGCCAACGGAATAA
- the mfd gene encoding transcription-repair coupling factor: MYRERSYHSPIVYRNGVSQTLKALIKAFAADSDVQSVISGIRKGMREQMISGLAGSSRQVLIAALQEDVERPMLVVTHNMFSAQKIAEDLQECLLPEQVLLYPANELVAAEAAISSPETLAQRMDVLIKLSKGYRGIVVVPFSGVRRYVPIKSVVAEAQIEVNVGDSIPIDTFLRQMTALGYTRADRVELRGEMSVRGGIVDFYPVMASQAYRIEWFGDDVDSIRAFDPADQRSQGRLESYVVLPCQELMADGHRMEIAANHAQALLEKQLDKMTDRTAKDRLRSELGGELERLREHVYFPEIYKYISLLYPERETILDYMPSDTLLILDEPTRLIETAKQLERDETEWSMHLLQNGKSLPDLTLARDTDEILHQRPFPTLFLSLFLRQIPHSQPQNILNMTSRSMQNFHGQMNLLKTEMERWHKTGATVMMLAGNAERMERMRRVLDDYSIETPTLLEGNLQSGFELPSSHLVIITEGEMFSQKQRKARRMDKKVDNAERIKSYTELKVGDHVVHHNHGIGKYIGIGTLEIAGIHKDYLHILYAGGDKLSVPIEQVDMIQKYVGNEDKEPKVNKLGGSEWTRAKSKVKASVQDIADDLIKLYAERQTAPGYSFGQDTTYQNEFEAMFPYDETRDQLRAIEEIKRDMEKTQPMDRLLCGDVGYGKTEVAIRAAFKSAMDSKQVAVLVPTTILAQQHYETFRERFAGYPINVQVLSRFRSRKEQNETMKGLKAGTVDVVIGTHRLLSQDIIFKSLGLLIVDEEQRFGVSHKEKLKKLKTNVDVLTLTATPIPRTLHMSMLGVRDLSVIETPPENRFPVQTYVVEYSPSLVRESIERELARGGQVYYLYNRVQGIYQMAEQINALVPGARVAVGHGQMSEQELEKTILDFLDGESDVLVSTSIIETGVDIPNVNTLIVHDADKMGLSQLYQLRGRVGRSNRIAYAYFTYQRDKVLTEVAEKRLQSIKEFTELGSGFKIAMRDLSIRGAGNLLGAEQHGFIASVGFDMYSQMLADEIAKRKAEMSGEEIKEEKPVSTLIDVSIDAYLPSDYIYDSIQKIEIYKKVAAIRNFEESDDVIDELVDRFGDLPQAVSNLLTVARLKVYGTLYGIEQISGKGDDLLLRFAASQKSRIDRKKVDQLCLKHENRFKQGSDQEPNPSILLRGKGLNMEQKIHMTEQFLQAYKDALSITDELQNVSP, translated from the coding sequence ATGTACAGGGAGCGATCGTATCACTCTCCGATTGTGTATAGAAACGGGGTGTCGCAAACGTTGAAAGCGTTAATTAAAGCTTTTGCCGCGGATTCGGACGTTCAGTCCGTTATATCCGGTATTCGTAAAGGGATGCGGGAGCAGATGATATCTGGTCTTGCAGGCTCTTCCAGACAGGTACTGATTGCAGCGCTGCAGGAGGATGTAGAGCGTCCAATGCTCGTTGTGACGCATAATATGTTTTCTGCGCAGAAGATTGCAGAGGATCTGCAGGAATGTTTATTACCAGAGCAAGTATTATTATATCCCGCCAATGAGCTGGTCGCTGCGGAAGCTGCGATCTCGAGTCCCGAGACGCTTGCGCAGCGCATGGATGTGCTGATTAAGCTGTCCAAGGGCTATCGCGGGATTGTTGTCGTGCCTTTCTCAGGGGTGCGGCGGTATGTGCCTATCAAGAGTGTTGTAGCAGAGGCGCAAATTGAGGTGAACGTAGGCGATTCGATTCCAATCGATACTTTTCTGCGACAAATGACTGCACTGGGCTACACCCGAGCGGATCGCGTGGAGCTGCGCGGGGAGATGAGCGTTCGCGGCGGTATCGTTGACTTTTATCCGGTTATGGCTTCACAGGCCTATCGGATCGAATGGTTTGGGGATGATGTGGATTCCATACGCGCCTTTGATCCTGCGGATCAACGTTCCCAAGGTCGTTTGGAATCCTACGTTGTTCTTCCTTGTCAGGAGCTGATGGCGGATGGCCATCGTATGGAAATTGCGGCTAATCATGCCCAAGCGCTTCTTGAGAAGCAGCTCGACAAAATGACAGATCGTACAGCGAAGGATCGTCTCCGCTCAGAGCTCGGCGGAGAGCTTGAGCGTCTGCGTGAGCATGTTTATTTTCCGGAAATATATAAATATATATCGCTGCTCTATCCCGAGCGTGAAACGATACTCGACTATATGCCAAGCGATACGCTGCTTATACTAGACGAGCCAACACGTTTAATAGAGACGGCTAAGCAGCTCGAGCGGGATGAGACGGAGTGGTCGATGCACCTGCTGCAAAATGGCAAGTCGCTGCCAGATCTCACGTTAGCGCGCGATACCGATGAGATTCTTCATCAGCGTCCGTTTCCAACATTGTTTCTGTCCTTATTTCTAAGACAAATTCCGCATTCGCAGCCGCAAAATATTTTGAACATGACCAGCCGCTCTATGCAAAACTTTCATGGACAAATGAATTTGCTGAAAACAGAAATGGAACGGTGGCACAAGACGGGTGCGACCGTAATGATGCTTGCAGGCAATGCCGAGCGTATGGAGAGAATGCGCCGCGTGCTCGATGATTATAGTATTGAGACGCCGACCCTTCTGGAAGGCAATTTGCAGTCAGGCTTTGAGCTGCCATCCTCCCATCTCGTTATCATTACCGAGGGCGAAATGTTCTCACAGAAGCAGCGCAAAGCTCGCAGAATGGATAAAAAGGTCGATAATGCTGAACGCATTAAAAGCTACACCGAGCTTAAGGTTGGCGATCATGTTGTTCACCATAATCATGGTATTGGTAAATATATAGGCATAGGTACGCTTGAAATTGCAGGTATTCACAAAGACTATTTGCATATTTTATATGCTGGCGGGGATAAGCTGTCTGTTCCGATTGAACAGGTGGATATGATTCAGAAGTACGTCGGCAACGAGGATAAGGAGCCGAAGGTCAACAAGCTTGGCGGCAGTGAATGGACACGGGCGAAGAGTAAGGTAAAGGCATCTGTTCAGGATATCGCTGACGATTTAATCAAGCTGTATGCTGAGCGGCAGACTGCACCTGGCTATTCCTTTGGACAAGATACAACATACCAGAATGAGTTCGAGGCGATGTTCCCTTATGACGAGACGCGTGATCAGCTAAGAGCAATTGAGGAAATTAAGCGGGATATGGAAAAAACGCAGCCGATGGATCGCTTGCTTTGCGGCGACGTTGGTTATGGCAAAACAGAAGTAGCGATTCGTGCTGCCTTCAAATCCGCGATGGACAGCAAGCAGGTTGCGGTGCTTGTGCCGACAACTATTTTGGCCCAGCAGCATTATGAGACGTTCCGTGAGCGGTTTGCAGGTTATCCCATTAATGTTCAGGTGCTGAGCCGGTTCCGCTCGCGCAAGGAGCAGAACGAGACGATGAAGGGATTGAAGGCGGGTACTGTCGATGTCGTTATTGGTACGCACCGCTTGCTCTCGCAGGATATTATATTTAAATCGTTAGGGCTTCTGATTGTCGATGAGGAGCAGCGCTTTGGCGTATCCCATAAGGAAAAGCTGAAGAAGCTGAAAACCAATGTGGATGTGCTTACGTTGACAGCGACTCCGATTCCAAGAACGCTGCATATGTCGATGCTCGGCGTGCGGGACTTGTCAGTTATTGAGACTCCACCTGAGAATCGTTTTCCTGTGCAAACCTACGTGGTAGAGTACAGTCCGTCGCTTGTCCGAGAATCGATTGAGAGGGAGCTTGCGCGCGGTGGCCAAGTCTACTATTTGTACAATCGGGTGCAAGGGATCTATCAAATGGCAGAGCAAATCAATGCGCTCGTTCCAGGTGCTAGAGTTGCAGTCGGTCATGGCCAAATGTCGGAGCAGGAGCTGGAGAAGACGATTCTCGATTTCTTGGATGGAGAGTCTGACGTCTTAGTCAGCACCAGCATTATCGAGACCGGCGTTGATATTCCAAACGTGAATACGTTAATCGTACATGATGCGGATAAAATGGGTCTGTCACAGCTGTATCAGCTGCGCGGCCGTGTAGGGCGCTCGAATCGAATTGCTTACGCTTATTTTACGTATCAACGGGATAAAGTGCTTACAGAGGTGGCAGAGAAGCGTCTGCAATCGATCAAGGAATTTACGGAGCTTGGCTCGGGCTTCAAGATTGCGATGCGTGATTTATCGATTCGCGGAGCGGGCAATTTGCTCGGAGCGGAGCAGCATGGCTTCATAGCCTCTGTTGGCTTCGATATGTATTCGCAGATGCTGGCAGATGAGATTGCCAAGCGTAAGGCGGAAATGAGCGGTGAAGAGATTAAGGAAGAGAAGCCGGTTAGTACGCTGATTGATGTCAGCATAGATGCTTACTTGCCTTCCGATTATATTTATGACAGTATTCAAAAAATCGAAATTTATAAAAAAGTGGCCGCTATTCGCAATTTCGAGGAATCGGATGATGTGATCGATGAGCTAGTGGATCGTTTTGGCGATTTACCGCAGGCGGTAAGCAATTTGCTTACAGTAGCTAGATTGAAAGTATACGGCACGTTATATGGCATTGAGCAGATTAGCGGCAAGGGAGACGACCTGCTGCTTCGCTTTGCAGCCTCTCAGAAGAGCCGGATAGATCGGAAGAAGGTTGACCAGCTATGCCTAAAGCATGAGAATCGCTTTAAGCAGGGCAGCGACCAAGAGCCGAACCCGAGTATTTTACTTCGGGGCAAGGGCTTGAATATGGAGCAGAAAATTCATATGACCGAACAGTTTTTGCAGGCTTATAAGGATGCCCTCTCCATTACGGATGAATTGCAAAATGTATCGCCATAG
- the spoVT gene encoding stage V sporulation protein T produces the protein MKATGIVRRIDDLGRVVIPKEIRRTLRIREGDPLEIFVDRDGEVILKKYSPIGELGDFAKEYAESLFEGTNHVTLITDRDNIIAVAGASKKELLDKQVGAVLESCMENRKTQAEANGGAFEIVKDTQETYSSFVIAPIIAGGDPIGTVVLLSKDESVKMSTMETKMAETAAGFLAKQMEQ, from the coding sequence ATGAAAGCAACTGGAATTGTACGTCGCATCGATGATCTCGGGCGTGTGGTGATTCCGAAGGAGATCCGCCGTACACTGCGTATTCGCGAGGGTGACCCTCTAGAAATATTTGTAGACCGTGATGGCGAAGTTATTTTGAAAAAATATTCTCCTATCGGTGAGCTGGGCGATTTCGCCAAAGAGTATGCGGAGTCGTTATTTGAGGGTACGAATCACGTGACTTTAATTACGGACCGCGATAACATTATCGCTGTCGCAGGAGCGTCTAAGAAAGAGCTGTTGGACAAGCAGGTCGGGGCAGTTCTTGAGAGCTGTATGGAAAATCGCAAAACGCAGGCAGAGGCGAATGGAGGCGCGTTCGAGATTGTGAAGGATACGCAGGAAACGTACAGCTCCTTCGTCATTGCGCCTATTATTGCAGGTGGCGATCCTATCGGTACGGTGGTGCTGCTGAGCAAGGATGAGTCTGTGAAGATGTCTACGATGGAAACGAAGATGGCCGAAACGGCAGCAGGATTTCTAGCTAAGCAAATGGAGCAATAA
- the urtC gene encoding urea ABC transporter permease subunit UrtC, producing the protein MRLQKFTPQRIWILIGYAAAAAALFSAPLFVSDFRLNLLAKFLAFAIVALGLDLIWGFTGILSLGHGIFFGLGAYAMAMYLKLEASGGKPPDFMGWSGLKELPLFWQPFQSFWFAVAMGIAIPALLALILGYVTFRNRIRGVYFTILTQALVIITTTLLIGQQAFTGGTNGITGYSTVLGFSIGSPETKRVLYYITVAALIGIFVFCRFVIGSRFGKVLRAIRDGENRVRFIGYNPAIYQMVIFTISAGIAGIAGMLFVLHVGIISPSMLGIVPSIEMVLWVAIGGRGTLVGAALGAILMNWAKSEFSTAYPQGWLFFMGLLFVVVVVFMPKGIAGLVSQIKFRKKRSEPKHEGVRNPAV; encoded by the coding sequence ATGCGATTGCAAAAATTTACCCCTCAGCGAATATGGATCTTGATTGGTTATGCGGCTGCGGCTGCTGCGCTGTTCTCTGCGCCGCTCTTTGTAAGTGATTTTCGGCTCAATTTACTGGCGAAATTTCTGGCCTTTGCCATAGTGGCGCTGGGGCTTGATCTGATATGGGGCTTTACCGGCATCTTGAGCCTTGGTCATGGCATTTTCTTCGGGCTTGGCGCCTATGCCATGGCGATGTATTTAAAGCTGGAGGCAAGCGGTGGAAAGCCGCCGGATTTCATGGGCTGGAGCGGCCTGAAGGAGCTTCCGCTATTTTGGCAGCCGTTCCAAAGCTTCTGGTTTGCGGTTGCTATGGGTATTGCGATACCTGCACTGCTCGCGCTCATACTCGGCTATGTCACGTTCCGCAATCGGATACGAGGTGTGTATTTTACCATTTTGACACAGGCGCTCGTCATTATTACAACCACTCTGCTCATTGGCCAGCAAGCCTTTACGGGGGGAACGAATGGGATTACTGGATATTCAACCGTTCTTGGCTTCTCCATAGGTTCTCCGGAGACGAAGCGTGTGCTTTATTACATTACAGTAGCTGCGCTAATTGGCATATTCGTATTTTGCCGCTTTGTTATCGGCAGCCGCTTCGGCAAGGTGCTTCGCGCTATCCGTGATGGTGAGAATCGTGTGCGATTTATTGGGTATAACCCGGCTATTTATCAAATGGTCATCTTCACGATATCGGCAGGCATTGCTGGCATAGCAGGGATGCTGTTCGTTCTGCATGTCGGCATCATATCGCCATCTATGCTGGGCATCGTGCCATCGATTGAGATGGTGCTGTGGGTTGCGATTGGAGGTCGTGGAACGCTTGTCGGTGCGGCGCTTGGCGCAATTCTGATGAACTGGGCGAAAAGTGAGTTCAGTACGGCGTATCCACAAGGATGGCTCTTCTTTATGGGCTTGCTGTTTGTAGTTGTTGTCGTATTTATGCCTAAGGGTATTGCCGGATTGGTTAGTCAAATCAAATTCCGCAAAAAAAGGAGTGAACCGAAGCATGAAGGAGTCCGAAATCCTGCTGTGTGA
- the urtD gene encoding urea ABC transporter ATP-binding protein UrtD → MKESEILLCDDVTVEFDGFKAVQGMNLKLEKGELRFLIGPNGAGKTTMLDVICGKVRPTTGQVTFRGKVDITKKKEHQIAELGIGRKFQAPSIFPSMTVSENLEIAMRQKRSVFATLFAKLAEEERSKIDGQLTMIGLQKKAQNRAGGLSHGEKQWLEIGMMLLQEPEILLLDEPVAGMTDKETDKTGELLHQIASRRAVVVVEHDMEFVRNFASLVTVMHEGKLLKEGSMDEVQRDDRVAEVYLGKRRDADVSRSTA, encoded by the coding sequence ATGAAGGAGTCCGAAATCCTGCTGTGTGACGATGTTACGGTTGAATTCGATGGGTTCAAGGCGGTTCAGGGCATGAATTTGAAGCTGGAGAAGGGTGAGCTTCGTTTTCTAATCGGACCAAATGGTGCTGGCAAAACGACAATGCTTGATGTGATTTGCGGGAAGGTTCGTCCGACGACAGGGCAGGTTACCTTCCGCGGCAAGGTGGATATAACAAAAAAGAAGGAACATCAAATTGCTGAGCTCGGTATTGGCCGCAAGTTTCAAGCCCCCTCCATATTTCCGTCTATGACTGTGTCCGAAAACTTAGAAATTGCGATGCGCCAGAAGCGCTCTGTGTTTGCGACGCTGTTTGCTAAGCTGGCTGAGGAGGAGCGCTCAAAAATTGATGGGCAGCTGACGATGATTGGCTTGCAGAAGAAAGCGCAGAATCGTGCAGGCGGCTTGTCACACGGCGAGAAGCAATGGCTTGAGATTGGCATGATGCTGCTTCAGGAGCCGGAAATTCTGCTGCTGGATGAGCCGGTTGCTGGGATGACGGATAAGGAGACGGATAAGACGGGGGAGCTGCTTCATCAAATAGCTAGCAGGCGTGCAGTTGTCGTTGTGGAGCATGATATGGAGTTTGTTCGTAATTTTGCGAGTTTGGTTACCGTCATGCATGAAGGAAAATTGCTGAAGGAAGGCTCGATGGATGAGGTTCAGCGAGATGATCGCGTAGCGGAAGTGTATTTGGGGAAAAGGCGGGATGCCGATGTTAGCCGTTCAACAGCTTGA
- a CDS encoding peptidylprolyl isomerase has protein sequence MLHNSRKSAWRKGALLIVAVVLVLTMAACGAKKTEIEVATYKDGSVTETEFNKYLDVFTIMQPTYAQIIEIPQFKEQLLQQYISYKVLGGQASADTVKTAEADVKEQMKQYKEALKQNSDLKASVDAVKLKDKDMENFLLLTAKVSAHLNSQVTEDEMKTEYETNGINYATVTVRHILVATQETDATTQEPKDIRTLEEALARAKEVQGKLAAGGDWAALAKEYSDDPGSKETGGLYADQKNGNWVEAFKQAAYKQEIGVVGDPVETEYGYHVILVEKRDTPAFADLSDADKETIKGVIANEKMNTFMTDELPKQEIVTKLPQPEEEAPATDDTEGDATDSTEEPAADETPATEAPAAK, from the coding sequence ATGTTACACAATTCACGCAAATCAGCATGGCGCAAAGGCGCACTGCTTATCGTGGCAGTCGTGCTAGTTCTGACTATGGCGGCATGCGGCGCGAAAAAGACAGAGATAGAGGTTGCAACGTATAAGGATGGTAGTGTAACGGAAACGGAATTCAACAAGTATTTGGATGTATTCACCATTATGCAGCCAACTTATGCGCAAATCATTGAAATTCCGCAATTTAAGGAGCAGTTGCTCCAGCAGTATATTTCTTACAAAGTTTTAGGCGGTCAAGCGTCTGCAGACACCGTTAAAACGGCCGAAGCAGATGTTAAAGAGCAAATGAAGCAATACAAAGAAGCGTTGAAGCAAAACTCAGATTTGAAAGCATCGGTAGATGCTGTGAAATTAAAAGATAAAGATATGGAAAACTTCTTGTTGCTGACTGCAAAGGTTTCTGCACACCTGAACTCGCAAGTAACAGAAGATGAAATGAAAACCGAATATGAAACAAACGGCATTAATTATGCAACGGTAACTGTACGTCATATTTTGGTAGCAACGCAAGAAACAGATGCAACTACACAAGAGCCGAAAGATATTCGCACGCTTGAAGAAGCTTTGGCTCGTGCTAAGGAAGTTCAAGGAAAGCTTGCGGCTGGCGGGGATTGGGCGGCTCTTGCTAAAGAATATTCCGACGATCCAGGATCGAAGGAAACTGGCGGTCTTTATGCAGACCAGAAGAACGGAAACTGGGTAGAGGCATTTAAACAAGCAGCCTACAAGCAAGAAATTGGCGTTGTTGGTGATCCGGTAGAGACTGAATATGGCTACCATGTCATTCTTGTTGAGAAACGCGACACACCAGCGTTCGCTGATCTTAGCGATGCGGACAAAGAAACAATTAAAGGCGTAATTGCAAACGAGAAAATGAACACGTTCATGACGGACGAGCTTCCGAAGCAAGAGATCGTAACCAAGCTTCCTCAACCAGAGGAAGAAGCTCCTGCAACTGATGATACTGAGGGCGACGCAACTGACAGCACTGAAGAACCGGCTGCAGATGAAACGCCAGCTACAGAAGCACCAGCTGCAAAATAA
- the urtE gene encoding urea ABC transporter ATP-binding subunit UrtE translates to MLAVQQLEAGYGESIILRDVSLKVRQGQVVCLLGRNGVGKTTLMKSIMGLLKAREGMVSYNGSDLTRKAPGQRAKRGIGYVPQGREIFAQLSVYENLLLGLEASRTKLTAVPDEAIAKFPVLKAMYTRRGGDLSGGQQQQLAFARALASKPEVLLLDEPCEGIQPSIVDDIRDVIRSIKADGKTAILLVEQSLDFVKSVGDYFYVLEKGAIAWEGGLESLDDEVIRKYLTV, encoded by the coding sequence ATGTTAGCCGTTCAACAGCTTGAGGCGGGTTATGGCGAGAGTATTATTTTGCGAGACGTATCGCTTAAGGTCAGGCAGGGGCAGGTTGTATGCTTATTAGGGCGCAATGGTGTCGGCAAGACAACACTGATGAAAAGCATTATGGGGCTCTTGAAGGCGCGTGAGGGGATGGTTTCCTACAATGGCTCCGATCTGACGAGGAAGGCGCCAGGTCAAAGAGCAAAACGCGGCATTGGCTACGTGCCGCAGGGACGAGAAATATTCGCCCAGCTATCTGTCTACGAAAACCTGCTGCTTGGTCTTGAGGCTTCCCGAACGAAGCTGACTGCCGTTCCTGATGAGGCGATTGCTAAATTCCCTGTGCTCAAGGCGATGTACACACGCCGCGGCGGTGATCTGAGTGGGGGGCAGCAGCAGCAGCTGGCATTTGCGAGGGCGCTTGCCTCAAAGCCGGAGGTGCTGCTGCTGGATGAGCCATGCGAGGGGATACAGCCCTCCATCGTAGATGATATTAGGGACGTTATTCGCTCCATTAAGGCTGATGGCAAGACGGCTATATTGCTTGTGGAACAAAGCTTGGATTTTGTGAAAAGTGTTGGAGATTATTTCTACGTGCTCGAGAAGGGCGCCATTGCGTGGGAGGGCGGCTTGGAGTCGCTTGATGATGAGGTCATTCGCAAATATTTGACGGTATAG